The following coding sequences lie in one Terriglobales bacterium genomic window:
- a CDS encoding lysylphosphatidylglycerol synthase transmembrane domain-containing protein, translating into MTRKRALILAVVTVGLMALVYLQFRTWKKFDWGRFREGLEGVRLLPIAGAVVLIYVDYFLRAIRWKIFLRPVKRVPLRELIAPQFIGFTGLALLGRPGELIRPYLIARRQGMSFASQIAVWMVERIFDIGAYTILVAPVFLHPPDDISYADQFPRAGVFLLCSIAALVTVAVFVRRKGLAIAARLEAGCPPNSFRGKLARRIRVFRDGLNTIHDTASFIQIIGISVLIWFVIAWAYWLVTHAYPYAPADFQQMVPPDLTLQHVILLMGFSIAGGVVQLPAVGGGSQLATIGAMLYVFEMPKELAVSCGILIWLVTFMAVIPAGLLLARSEHVSLRRLSAESHLPNNGRETA; encoded by the coding sequence ATGACGCGAAAGCGTGCGCTGATTCTCGCCGTCGTAACTGTCGGACTGATGGCGCTGGTGTATCTCCAGTTCCGTACCTGGAAAAAATTCGATTGGGGGCGCTTTCGCGAGGGACTGGAGGGGGTGCGCTTGCTGCCCATCGCCGGCGCCGTCGTGCTGATCTACGTGGACTACTTCCTGCGGGCGATCCGCTGGAAGATCTTTCTTCGCCCGGTGAAGCGCGTGCCGCTGCGCGAACTGATCGCGCCGCAGTTCATCGGTTTCACCGGCCTGGCGCTGCTGGGGCGTCCGGGCGAGCTGATCCGTCCTTATTTGATCGCGCGCCGGCAGGGTATGTCCTTTGCATCGCAAATCGCGGTCTGGATGGTGGAGCGCATCTTCGACATAGGGGCGTACACCATCCTCGTGGCCCCCGTTTTCCTGCATCCGCCCGACGATATCTCATACGCCGACCAGTTTCCGCGCGCGGGCGTGTTCCTGCTGTGCTCGATCGCGGCGCTGGTAACAGTTGCGGTTTTTGTCCGCAGGAAAGGGCTCGCGATCGCGGCGCGGCTGGAGGCCGGCTGCCCGCCGAATTCCTTCCGCGGCAAGCTGGCACGGCGCATCCGCGTCTTCCGCGATGGGTTGAACACGATCCATGACACGGCATCGTTCATCCAGATCATCGGTATTTCGGTGCTGATCTGGTTCGTGATTGCGTGGGCGTACTGGCTGGTGACGCACGCGTATCCGTACGCGCCGGCCGACTTCCAGCAGATGGTTCCGCCCGATCTGACCCTGCAGCATGTGATTCTGCTGATGGGCTTCTCCATTGCCGGCGGCGTGGTGCAGTTGCCGGCCGTCGGAGGCGGATCACAACTGGCGACGATCGGCGCCATGCTGTACGTGTTCGAGATGCCCAAGGAGCTGGCGGTAAGCTGCGGCATCCTGATCTGGCTGGTGACGTTCATGGCGGTGATTCCCGCGGGCCTGCTGCTGGCGCGCTCCGAGCACGTTTCGCTGCGGCGCCTCTCGGCCGAAAGCCACCTGCCCAACAATGGCCGCGAGACTGCCTGA
- the nrdR gene encoding transcriptional regulator NrdR: MKCPFCGHENDKVVDSRESKEGESIRRRRECLKCEKRFTTYERIDEIPYMVVKKDGRREKFERQKVLNGLLRACEKRPVAIGKLEQIVNQAEAYVIDSPEGERTAKEIGELIMEQLKRLDKVAYVRFASVYLDFKDVKEFMAELKELIETKEKPAAKAQPR, from the coding sequence ATGAAGTGCCCTTTTTGCGGTCATGAGAACGACAAGGTGGTGGACTCGCGCGAGTCCAAGGAGGGCGAATCCATTCGCCGGCGGCGCGAGTGCCTGAAGTGCGAAAAGCGCTTCACTACGTACGAGCGGATTGACGAGATTCCGTACATGGTCGTCAAGAAAGACGGCCGCCGCGAAAAGTTCGAGCGGCAGAAGGTGCTGAACGGGCTGCTGCGCGCCTGCGAAAAGCGTCCGGTGGCGATTGGCAAGCTGGAGCAGATCGTGAACCAGGCGGAAGCATACGTGATTGATTCCCCTGAGGGAGAGCGCACCGCGAAGGAAATCGGCGAGCTGATCATGGAGCAGCTCAAGCGGCTCGACAAGGTCGCCTACGTGCGCTTTGCATCGGTATACCTGGACTTTAAGGACGTGAAAGAATTCATGGCCGAGCTGAAAGAGCTGATCGAGACCAAAGAAAAACCGGCTGCGAAAGCCCAGCCGAGATAA